The following coding sequences are from one Pongo abelii isolate AG06213 chromosome 3, NHGRI_mPonAbe1-v2.0_pri, whole genome shotgun sequence window:
- the LOC100436988 gene encoding small ribosomal subunit protein eS27-like: MNRKRKPGFLETSPKPNNFSEFSEAPGGCLHFNGKSPESAFPAVMTYPHENMPLAKDLLHPSPEQEKGKHKKKHLVQSPNSYFMDVRCPGCYKITTVFSHAQTVVLCVVCSTVLCQPTGGKARLTEGCSFRRKQH, encoded by the coding sequence ATGAACAGGAAAAGAAAGCCAGGTTTTCTGGAAACATCGCCAAAACCCAACAATTTCTCAGAATTTTCTGAGGCACCAGGGGGGTGTTTGCATTTCAATGGAAAAAGTCCTGAAAGCGCCTTTCCGGCGGTGATGACCTACCCACACGAGAACATGCCTCTCGCAAAGGATCTCCTTCATCCCtctccagaacaggagaaggggAAACACAAGAAGAAACACCTGGTGCAGAGCCCCAATTCCTACTTCATGGATGTGAGATGCCCAGGATGCTATAAAATCACCACGGTATTTAGCCATGCACAAACGGTAGTTTTGTGTGTTGTCTGCTCCACTGTCCTCTGCCAGCCTACAGGAGGAAAAGCAAGGCTTACAGAAGGTTGTTCCTTCAGGAGGAAGCAGCACTAA